From one Streptomyces mobaraensis genomic stretch:
- a CDS encoding carboxylesterase/lipase family protein — protein sequence MPHPLPAGRPLPGHRRAALRAGLAAALLACATALAPAPATAAPHRADPVVHTAQGALRGRAHGAYETFRGVPYARPPIGDLRWRAPVPVRPWRGVRDAGASGPRCAQADLRTGKPVGSEDCLRLDVTRPAGRAPARGRPVMVWLHGGAFVSGSAADYPAGRLATRGDAVVVTVEYRLGVFGLFGHPGLGGAPDFTLADQRAALRWVRDNARRLGGDPGRVTLFGESAGALSTCAHLVSPGSAGLFHRAVLQSGSCLTSMPKGAVVPGAPAWSPWARERDTRAAGEAAARRLGCGRAADALRCLRALPAAKLATPELMRAFSLVSYGNRLLPEEPGRALRAGRFRRVPVVQGTNRDEMRYFVADSFATYPVRDEKDYRARLRDSFGDAAAAVERRYPARAFPTPALAWAAVLTDRSWTCTTLRADRLLAAWVPVYGYEFADRSAPNAFGLPTVPEVPYGAAHGFELPYLFDVRVPFTAGQRALSARMADAWTRFARTSVPGPEWPGFGGPAPRVLSLAPGAGGVRPVDAAAVHRCAFWERHGA from the coding sequence ATGCCCCACCCTCTCCCCGCCGGCCGTCCCCTGCCCGGCCACCGCCGCGCCGCCCTGCGCGCCGGTCTCGCCGCCGCCCTCCTCGCCTGCGCGACCGCCCTCGCCCCCGCGCCGGCCACCGCGGCGCCCCACCGCGCCGACCCCGTCGTCCACACCGCGCAGGGGGCCCTCCGGGGGCGCGCGCACGGGGCGTACGAGACGTTCCGGGGCGTCCCGTACGCCCGGCCGCCCATCGGGGACCTGCGCTGGCGCGCCCCCGTGCCCGTCCGCCCGTGGCGGGGCGTGCGCGACGCGGGGGCGTCCGGGCCGCGCTGCGCGCAGGCGGACCTGAGGACCGGCAAGCCCGTCGGCTCCGAGGACTGCCTCCGGCTCGACGTCACGCGGCCCGCCGGCCGGGCGCCGGCCCGGGGCCGGCCGGTCATGGTCTGGCTGCACGGCGGCGCCTTCGTCAGCGGCTCGGCCGCCGACTACCCGGCCGGGCGGCTGGCGACGCGCGGGGACGCGGTGGTGGTGACGGTCGAGTACCGGCTGGGCGTCTTCGGCCTGTTCGGCCACCCCGGGCTGGGCGGCGCGCCGGACTTCACCCTCGCCGACCAGCGGGCCGCCCTGCGCTGGGTCCGGGACAACGCCCGCCGCCTCGGCGGCGACCCCGGGCGGGTGACCCTCTTCGGCGAGTCGGCGGGCGCCCTGAGCACCTGCGCGCACCTCGTCTCGCCGGGGTCCGCCGGGCTGTTCCACAGAGCGGTGCTGCAGAGCGGGTCGTGTCTGACGAGCATGCCGAAGGGGGCCGTGGTGCCGGGCGCGCCCGCGTGGTCCCCCTGGGCGCGGGAGCGCGACACCCGCGCGGCCGGCGAGGCGGCGGCGCGCCGGCTGGGCTGCGGGCGCGCGGCGGACGCCCTGCGCTGCCTGCGGGCGCTGCCGGCCGCCAAACTCGCGACACCGGAGCTGATGCGGGCGTTCTCCCTCGTCTCCTACGGCAACCGGCTGCTGCCCGAGGAGCCGGGCCGGGCCCTGCGGGCGGGCCGCTTCCGGCGGGTGCCGGTGGTTCAGGGCACCAACCGCGACGAGATGCGGTACTTCGTGGCCGACTCCTTCGCCACGTACCCCGTCCGCGACGAGAAGGACTACCGGGCCCGGCTGCGCGACTCCTTCGGGGACGCGGCGGCCGCCGTCGAGCGGCGCTACCCGGCCCGCGCCTTCCCCACCCCCGCCCTCGCCTGGGCCGCCGTCCTCACCGACCGCTCGTGGACGTGCACCACGCTGCGGGCGGACCGGCTGCTGGCGGCGTGGGTGCCGGTGTACGGGTACGAGTTCGCCGACCGGTCGGCGCCCAACGCCTTCGGCCTGCCCACCGTCCCCGAGGTCCCGTATGGGGCGGCGCACGGCTTCGAGCTGCCGTACCTGTTCGACGTCCGGGTGCCGTTCACGGCCGGGCAGCGGGCGCTGTCGGCGCGGATGGCGGACGCGTGGACGCGGTTCGCCCGGACGTCCGTCCCTGGCCCGGAGTGGCCGGGGTTCGGCGGCCCGGCGCCGCGGGTGCTGTCGCTGGCCCCGGGGGCGGGCGGGGTCCGGCCGGTGGACGCGGCGGCGGTCCACCGGTGCGCGTTCTGGGAGCGGCACGGCGCCTGA
- a CDS encoding SPW repeat protein: MTAHTSPRIDQHPDIMALRAHSEETTAMPAAQAVEALALLCGVYLAASPWIVGFNGFSTLTANNLITGVAFALLVGGFGSAYERTHGMSWAALAIGAWTIISPWVVSGHAFTTGANVSNVIVGAVCCVVALALAGMGVSRARARR, encoded by the coding sequence GTGACCGCCCATACGTCACCCCGGATCGACCAGCACCCGGACATCATGGCGCTCCGCGCCCACTCCGAGGAGACGACGGCGATGCCCGCCGCCCAGGCCGTGGAGGCCCTCGCCCTGCTGTGCGGCGTCTACCTGGCCGCCTCACCCTGGATCGTCGGCTTCAACGGCTTCTCCACCCTGACCGCCAACAACCTGATCACTGGTGTCGCCTTCGCCCTCCTGGTCGGCGGCTTCGGATCCGCCTACGAACGCACCCACGGCATGAGCTGGGCCGCCCTGGCCATCGGCGCCTGGACGATCATCTCGCCCTGGGTCGTGTCCGGGCACGCGTTCACGACCGGCGCCAACGTCAGCAACGTCATCGTGGGTGCCGTCTGCTGCGTGGTCGCCCTCGCCCTCGCGGGCATGGGCGTGAGCCGGGCCCGCGCCCGACGCTGA
- a CDS encoding glycosyltransferase — translation MRVAIVTASFPPDVNGIAHQTWETARQLALSGHEPLVVAPARPSAGCTGETPDSLDGCRAPVVRLPTLPLPGHPARRPPLPGGRLARALAAHRPHVVHLAAAGRLGARGLAAAVRLGVPAVTVHLADAPGRRALRPAAAEAAAWRRARALYHAADRTLAPSAEAVRALAGHGVPGALLWPPGVDTERFHPDRRDLELRHALAPGGELLVGYAGRLVPAKRLDLLAPVSALPGVRLVVAGDGPSAAALRTALPRARFLGCRRGGDLARILASLDVFVHPGRGETFCHTVHEALASGVPVVAPAAGSPLDLVRHARTGLLVRPDDALALVEAVVTLQTRRRQRADYGLAARASVLARTWPVAVGELLGHYGEVVGRGAWVRAGG, via the coding sequence ATGCGCGTCGCCATCGTCACCGCGTCGTTCCCCCCGGACGTCAACGGCATCGCCCACCAGACCTGGGAGACCGCCCGGCAGCTGGCGCTCAGCGGCCACGAGCCGCTGGTCGTCGCCCCCGCCCGGCCGTCCGCCGGGTGCACGGGCGAGACGCCCGATTCCCTCGACGGATGCCGCGCGCCCGTGGTCCGCCTGCCCACGCTGCCGCTGCCGGGACACCCCGCCCGGCGCCCCCCGCTGCCCGGCGGACGACTGGCCCGGGCGCTCGCCGCCCACCGGCCCCACGTCGTCCATTTGGCCGCGGCGGGCCGGCTCGGCGCGCGCGGCCTCGCGGCGGCCGTCCGGCTCGGCGTCCCCGCGGTCACCGTCCACCTGGCCGACGCCCCCGGCCGGCGCGCACTCCGGCCCGCCGCCGCCGAAGCCGCCGCCTGGCGGCGCGCCCGCGCCCTGTACCACGCCGCCGACCGCACCCTCGCGCCCTCGGCGGAAGCCGTCCGCGCCCTGGCCGGCCACGGCGTGCCCGGCGCACTCCTCTGGCCGCCCGGCGTCGACACCGAGCGCTTCCACCCCGACCGCCGCGACCTCGAACTGCGCCACGCGCTGGCGCCCGGCGGGGAGTTGCTCGTCGGCTACGCCGGCCGGCTCGTGCCCGCCAAGCGGCTGGACCTGCTGGCCCCGGTCAGCGCGCTGCCCGGGGTACGGCTGGTGGTGGCCGGCGACGGGCCGTCCGCCGCCGCCCTGCGGACGGCCCTGCCCCGCGCCCGTTTCCTCGGCTGCCGCCGGGGCGGTGACCTGGCCCGGATCCTGGCCTCCCTCGACGTCTTCGTGCACCCCGGACGCGGGGAGACGTTCTGCCACACCGTCCACGAGGCGCTGGCCAGCGGCGTCCCCGTCGTCGCGCCCGCCGCCGGCAGCCCGCTGGACCTCGTCCGGCACGCCCGTACCGGACTCCTCGTCCGCCCCGACGATGCCCTCGCCCTGGTCGAAGCGGTCGTGACGCTGCAGACCCGGCGTCGTCAGCGCGCCGACTACGGTCTTGCCGCGCGGGCCTCCGTTCTTGCCCGGACCTGGCCGGTCGCCGTCGGTGAACTCCTCGGGCACTACGGGGAGGTGGTGGGGCGGGGGGCTTGGGTGCGGGCGGGTGGGTGA
- a CDS encoding FtsW/RodA/SpoVE family cell cycle protein, producing the protein MTGVSVEPVRVADGGGEVPAAASAVRGRRRRYEAVLLCLAVAVSVLGYLYAGLATTGSVPDGLPGFAGAMVCLALVPHLVLRRWARHADPLILPLATLLSGLGLVLLFRLDHAYAARYHSPGTAPGQLLWTVIGVAVCVGVLVVLRDHRWLQRYIYLTMVVALVLLMAPAAFPGDTYGAKRWIFLGPLSFQPGEFVKTMIAIFFAGYLVAHRDALALTGRKVLGFRLPPGRQLAPILAVWVLSLLVLVLERDLGTSLIFFGLFVVMLYAATERTSWVLCGLLMAVVGAAAVGSTEQHVKGRIVAWLHPFDIYLPKAQRPPGLISDQAAQALFSFGSGGLSGTGLGRGHPELIGFAGRSDFILTTVGEELGLAGLMAVLLVYALLVQRGLSTALRSRDPFGKLLAVGLAAALALQVFVVAGGVMGLIPLTGKALPFLAKGGSSLVANWLMIALLLRISDAAGREREAARPG; encoded by the coding sequence ATGACGGGTGTGAGCGTGGAACCGGTACGCGTGGCGGACGGCGGCGGCGAGGTGCCCGCCGCGGCGTCGGCCGTGCGCGGACGGCGGCGCCGGTACGAGGCGGTGCTGCTCTGCCTCGCCGTCGCGGTCAGCGTCCTCGGCTACCTCTACGCGGGGCTGGCCACCACCGGAAGCGTTCCGGACGGCCTGCCGGGCTTCGCCGGCGCGATGGTCTGCCTGGCCCTGGTGCCGCACCTGGTGCTGCGCCGCTGGGCCCGCCACGCGGACCCGCTGATCCTGCCGCTGGCCACCCTGCTGTCCGGCCTCGGCCTGGTGCTGCTGTTCCGGCTCGACCACGCCTACGCGGCCCGCTACCACTCCCCCGGCACCGCCCCCGGCCAGCTGCTCTGGACGGTCATCGGCGTCGCCGTCTGCGTCGGCGTCCTCGTGGTGCTGCGGGACCACCGGTGGCTCCAGCGGTACATCTACCTGACCATGGTCGTGGCGCTGGTGCTGCTGATGGCGCCGGCCGCGTTCCCCGGCGACACCTACGGCGCCAAGCGGTGGATCTTCCTGGGGCCGCTGTCGTTCCAGCCCGGCGAGTTCGTGAAGACCATGATCGCGATCTTCTTCGCGGGCTATCTGGTCGCCCACCGCGACGCCCTCGCGCTGACCGGCCGCAAGGTCCTCGGCTTCCGCCTGCCGCCCGGCCGGCAGCTCGCGCCGATCCTCGCGGTGTGGGTGCTGAGCCTGCTGGTCCTGGTGCTCGAACGGGACCTCGGCACCTCGCTGATCTTCTTCGGGCTGTTCGTGGTGATGCTCTACGCGGCCACCGAACGCACCAGCTGGGTGCTGTGCGGGCTGCTGATGGCCGTGGTCGGGGCCGCCGCCGTCGGCTCCACCGAGCAGCACGTCAAAGGCCGCATCGTCGCCTGGCTGCACCCCTTCGACATCTACCTGCCCAAGGCGCAGCGGCCGCCGGGGCTGATCTCCGACCAGGCCGCGCAGGCCCTGTTCTCGTTCGGCAGCGGCGGCCTCTCCGGGACCGGGCTGGGCCGGGGCCATCCGGAGCTCATCGGGTTCGCCGGCCGCAGCGACTTCATCCTCACCACGGTCGGCGAGGAGCTGGGCCTGGCCGGGCTGATGGCGGTGCTGCTCGTCTACGCGCTGCTGGTGCAGCGCGGGCTGAGCACGGCGCTGCGCTCCCGCGACCCGTTCGGCAAGCTGCTGGCCGTGGGGCTGGCGGCGGCGCTGGCACTCCAGGTGTTCGTGGTGGCCGGCGGCGTCATGGGGCTGATCCCGCTGACCGGCAAGGCCCTGCCGTTCCTCGCCAAGGGCGGCTCCTCCCTGGTCGCCAACTGGCTGATGATCGCGCTGCTGCTGCGGATCAGCGACGCGGCCGGGCGGGAGCGGGAGGCGGCGCGGCCGGGGTAG
- a CDS encoding ATP-dependent DNA ligase, whose translation MLLAELARVSAEVAAVRARSAKVALLAGLFRDAEPDEGPLVVPYLAGRLPQRRTGLGWSTLRNPPAPAAAPSLTVAEVDAALTAIAAVAGKGAQAERKRRVDALLARATEEEQRFLLRLIGGELRQGALDALAAEGLAAATGATPDAVRRAVMLGGSLGTVARALLADGPAALEAFRLRVGRPVQPMLAQTAKDVDDGLDRLGPCAVEEKLDGIRVQVHRDGAEVRVWTRTLDDITDRLPELTSIAGELPVTSVVLDGEVIALDAAGRPHPFQDVAGRVGTRSAAPGGLPLSPVFFDALAVDGRDLLGLSTADRHAELARVVPEPLRVRRLVAADPSDAGTRAAAREFAAGVLRRGHEGVVLKALDAPYTAGRRGASWLKVKPVHTLDLVVLAAERGHGRRTGTLSNLHLGARRPDGSFAMLGKTFKGLTDAMLKWQTRRLGELAVHDDGWVVTVRPELVVEIAYDGLQRSTRYPAGVALRFARVVRYREDKRAEDADTVEAVLASDAGARIRPADGEPPA comes from the coding sequence ATGCTGCTGGCCGAGCTCGCCCGGGTGTCCGCCGAGGTGGCGGCGGTCCGCGCGCGATCCGCGAAGGTGGCGCTGCTGGCCGGGCTGTTCCGGGACGCGGAGCCGGACGAGGGCCCGCTCGTGGTGCCGTACCTGGCGGGCCGGCTGCCGCAGCGCAGGACCGGCCTCGGCTGGAGCACCCTGCGGAACCCGCCCGCCCCGGCCGCCGCGCCCTCGCTGACCGTCGCCGAGGTGGACGCCGCGCTTACCGCCATCGCGGCCGTGGCGGGCAAGGGGGCGCAGGCCGAACGGAAGCGGCGGGTGGACGCCCTGCTGGCGCGGGCCACCGAGGAGGAACAGCGTTTCCTGCTCCGGCTGATCGGCGGCGAGCTGCGGCAGGGCGCCTTGGACGCGCTGGCCGCCGAGGGCCTGGCGGCGGCGACGGGCGCGACGCCGGACGCGGTGCGGCGGGCGGTGATGCTCGGCGGCTCGCTGGGCACCGTGGCCCGGGCCCTGCTGGCGGACGGCCCGGCGGCGCTGGAGGCGTTCCGGCTCCGGGTGGGGCGCCCGGTGCAGCCGATGCTCGCGCAGACCGCCAAGGACGTCGACGACGGGCTGGACCGGCTCGGGCCGTGCGCGGTCGAGGAGAAGCTGGACGGCATCCGCGTCCAGGTGCACCGGGACGGCGCCGAGGTCCGCGTCTGGACCCGCACGCTGGACGACATCACCGACCGCCTCCCCGAACTCACCTCCATCGCAGGCGAGTTGCCGGTGACGTCGGTGGTCCTGGACGGCGAGGTGATCGCCCTGGACGCGGCCGGCCGGCCACACCCCTTCCAGGACGTCGCCGGCCGGGTCGGCACCCGGTCCGCCGCGCCGGGCGGACTGCCCCTGTCGCCGGTCTTCTTCGACGCGCTCGCGGTGGACGGCCGCGACCTGCTGGGGCTGTCCACGGCGGACCGGCACGCCGAGCTGGCCCGGGTGGTGCCCGAGCCGCTGCGAGTCCGCCGGCTGGTGGCCGCCGACCCGTCCGACGCCGGAACCCGCGCGGCGGCCCGGGAGTTCGCGGCGGGGGTGCTGCGGCGCGGCCACGAGGGCGTCGTCCTCAAGGCCCTGGACGCGCCGTACACGGCGGGCCGGCGCGGCGCCTCCTGGCTGAAGGTGAAGCCCGTGCACACGCTGGACCTGGTCGTCCTGGCCGCCGAGCGCGGCCACGGCCGGCGCACCGGCACGCTCTCCAACCTGCACCTGGGGGCGCGGCGGCCGGACGGCTCGTTCGCCATGCTGGGCAAGACGTTCAAGGGCCTGACGGACGCGATGCTGAAGTGGCAGACGAGGCGCCTGGGCGAGCTGGCGGTGCACGACGACGGGTGGGTGGTGACGGTCCGCCCGGAACTGGTCGTCGAGATCGCCTACGACGGGCTCCAGCGCTCCACCCGCTACCCGGCGGGCGTGGCCCTGCGCTTCGCCCGCGTCGTCCGCTACCGCGAGGACAAGCGGGCGGAGGACGCGGACACGGTGGAGGCGGTCCTGGCGTCGGACGCGGGCGCCCGTATCCGCCCCGCGGACGGGGAGCCGCCCGCCTGA